In a single window of the Micromonospora sp. WMMD1155 genome:
- a CDS encoding endo-1,4-beta-xylanase gives MKSRRTLLAAATLAVALTTGMTVALTPAAGAGTTLKAAAAEKGRYFGAAVAVNKLSTSAYTTILNREFNDVVAENEMKWASNEPQQGVFNHSSGDRLVSHAQANGMSVRGHTLLWHAQQPGWAQGMSGSALRNAMINHVTQVATHYRGKIHSWDVVNEAFADGGSGGRRDSNLQRTGNDWIEAAFRAADAADPGAKLCYNDYNTDGINAKSTGIYNMVRDFKSRGVPIDCVGFQSHLGTSLASDYQANLQRFADLGVDVQITELDVMTGGNQANIYAAVTRACLAVSRCTGITTWGVRDCDSWRGSDNALLFDCNGNKKAAYNAVLDALNGGSTPPTTPPPGSGVDTSAWYVLLNRNSGKALDLYASATNDGARISQWSRNNGTNQQWQFVDSGSGYYRLKSRHSGKVLDVYNFSTADGAAIVQWSDGNGTNQQFRIANSSDGYLRLLNRNSGKAIEVQGASTADGGNIVQYADWGGTNQQWQLVRIG, from the coding sequence ATGAAATCACGCAGAACGTTGCTGGCCGCGGCGACCCTCGCCGTCGCCCTCACCACCGGTATGACCGTGGCGCTGACTCCCGCGGCCGGTGCCGGCACGACCCTGAAGGCTGCCGCCGCCGAGAAGGGCCGCTACTTCGGTGCGGCCGTCGCCGTCAACAAGCTGTCGACAAGCGCGTACACGACGATCCTGAACCGTGAGTTCAACGATGTCGTGGCCGAGAACGAGATGAAGTGGGCCTCCAACGAGCCGCAGCAGGGCGTGTTCAACCACTCCAGTGGTGATCGTCTGGTCAGTCATGCGCAGGCCAACGGCATGAGCGTGCGCGGTCACACGTTGTTGTGGCACGCGCAGCAGCCGGGGTGGGCGCAGGGTATGTCGGGCAGCGCGTTGCGCAACGCGATGATCAACCACGTCACCCAGGTGGCGACGCACTACCGGGGGAAGATCCATTCGTGGGATGTGGTGAACGAGGCGTTCGCCGACGGTGGTTCGGGTGGGCGTCGTGACTCGAATCTGCAGCGTACGGGTAATGACTGGATCGAGGCGGCGTTCCGGGCGGCGGACGCGGCGGATCCGGGTGCGAAGTTGTGTTACAACGACTACAACACCGACGGGATCAACGCGAAGTCGACGGGGATCTACAACATGGTGCGGGACTTCAAGTCCCGTGGTGTGCCGATCGACTGTGTGGGGTTCCAGTCGCACCTGGGCACCTCGTTGGCGTCCGACTACCAGGCCAACCTGCAGCGGTTCGCCGACCTCGGTGTGGACGTGCAGATCACCGAGTTGGACGTGATGACCGGTGGCAACCAGGCCAACATCTACGCTGCCGTCACCCGCGCCTGCCTGGCCGTCTCCCGCTGCACCGGCATCACCACCTGGGGCGTGCGCGACTGTGACTCGTGGCGTGGCTCGGACAACGCGCTGCTGTTCGACTGCAACGGCAACAAGAAGGCCGCGTACAACGCCGTCCTGGACGCCCTCAACGGCGGCTCCACCCCGCCCACCACGCCCCCGCCGGGCTCCGGCGTGGACACCAGCGCCTGGTACGTGTTGCTCAACCGGAACAGCGGCAAGGCGCTGGACCTGTACGCCTCGGCGACCAACGACGGCGCGCGGATCAGCCAGTGGTCACGGAACAACGGCACCAACCAGCAGTGGCAGTTCGTCGACTCGGGGAGTGGCTACTACCGGCTGAAGTCCCGGCACTCCGGCAAGGTGCTGGACGTCTACAACTTCTCCACCGCCGACGGCGCGGCGATCGTGCAGTGGAGTGACGGTAACGGCACCAACCAGCAGTTCCGCATCGCCAACTCGTCGGACGGTTACCTGCGTCTGCTCAACCGCAACAGCGGTAAGGCCATCGAGGTGCAGGGCGCGTCCACCGCGGACGGCGGCAACATCGTCCAGTACGCCGACTGGGGTGGCACCAACCAGCAGTGGCAGTTGGTCCGGATCGGATAG
- a CDS encoding extracellular solute-binding protein → MRQRAIWSAVFVVGLALTGCGSASDSGSSKSSDGKLVVWDWKSGEPFAKSYLDKAKADFKKKHADVEVEFVAQPFDQYYTLLGAAIQSGKGPDVMMFNGGGQIRDRVDALVPITDYVAEDKQRLAGWDAFTKDGKVYGGPVTLQGYPIYYNKEIYRKAGLDPASPATTWDKFVADCAAVTKAGSKCFALGNKEGVGIQFWLSSMGSVTLTAAEYDAWITGKRDWTSPNVKRVFELWKETGDKKMNTDGANSTAMFNDSFAAFQSGKAAHVMGLMSDVGHWKSFNEFLTPEKLGVMKPPVVTAGTTPSLPYDGGIGYAVAKWTKDPKVAADLVRSLTSAEALKAFYADAGAIAADITIDVSQAGPAASTIVSELKTGKPALHVALSSKTIDLMGRLSQQLLSGSITVDEVVKQLAASDQAG, encoded by the coding sequence ATGAGACAGCGCGCAATATGGTCGGCCGTCTTCGTTGTTGGACTGGCCTTGACCGGCTGTGGAAGTGCAAGCGACTCGGGCTCGTCCAAGAGTTCCGACGGCAAGTTGGTGGTGTGGGACTGGAAGTCCGGCGAGCCGTTCGCCAAATCGTATCTGGACAAGGCGAAGGCCGACTTCAAGAAGAAGCACGCGGACGTCGAGGTCGAGTTCGTCGCACAGCCCTTCGACCAGTACTACACATTGCTCGGTGCGGCGATCCAGTCCGGTAAGGGCCCGGACGTCATGATGTTCAACGGCGGGGGCCAGATCCGCGACCGGGTGGACGCGCTGGTGCCGATCACCGACTACGTGGCCGAGGACAAGCAGCGGCTGGCCGGCTGGGACGCGTTCACCAAGGACGGCAAGGTCTACGGCGGTCCGGTGACGCTGCAGGGTTACCCGATCTACTACAACAAGGAGATCTACCGGAAGGCCGGCCTCGACCCGGCCAGCCCGGCCACCACCTGGGACAAGTTCGTCGCGGACTGCGCCGCCGTCACCAAGGCCGGCTCCAAGTGCTTCGCCCTCGGTAACAAGGAGGGCGTCGGCATCCAGTTCTGGCTCTCCAGCATGGGGTCGGTCACCCTGACCGCCGCGGAGTACGACGCCTGGATCACCGGCAAGCGCGACTGGACCTCGCCGAACGTGAAGCGGGTCTTCGAGCTCTGGAAGGAGACCGGAGACAAGAAGATGAACACCGACGGGGCCAACTCGACCGCGATGTTCAACGACTCCTTCGCGGCCTTCCAGTCCGGCAAGGCCGCCCACGTCATGGGCCTCATGTCGGACGTCGGGCACTGGAAGTCCTTCAACGAGTTCCTCACCCCGGAGAAGCTCGGCGTCATGAAGCCCCCGGTCGTCACCGCCGGCACCACCCCGAGCCTGCCGTACGACGGTGGCATCGGCTACGCCGTCGCCAAGTGGACGAAGGACCCGAAGGTGGCCGCCGACCTGGTGCGCTCGCTGACCTCGGCCGAGGCGCTGAAGGCGTTCTACGCCGACGCCGGCGCGATCGCCGCCGACATCACGATCGACGTGTCGCAGGCCGGCCCGGCCGCCTCCACGATCGTGAGCGAACTGAAGACCGGTAAGCCGGCTCTGCACGTCGCGCTCTCCTCGAAGACGATCGACCTCATGGGGCGCCTCTCCCAGCAGCTGCTCAGCGGTTCGATCACCGTCGACGAGGTGGTGAAGCAGTTGGCCGCTTCCGACCAGGCGGGCTGA
- a CDS encoding RICIN domain-containing protein, translated as MKVIGEARPASPARHRWRSGLATAAAAVMAAGALVAVNQAPAAAATVDTNAWYVLVNRNSGKALDLYASATNDGARISQWTRNNGANQQWQFVDSGGGFYRVKSRHSGKVLDVSGFSTADGGAIVQWSDLNGTNQQFRLADSDGGHVRLISRHSSKAVEVQGASTADGGNIVQYADHGGANQQWQLVRTDGGTTPPPTGGSGCGKAPTLSSGTHTIQSNGKSRTFTLRVPANYDNSNPYRLIFAFHWRGGTMQDVSSGGTSGTPWSYYGQQEQSNNSAILVAPQGLGNGWANSGGEDIVFVDDMISRIESSLCVNPRQRFALGFSWGGGMSYAIACARATVFRAVAVISGGQISGCSGGTQPIAYFGLHGISDNVLSISQGRALRDTFVRNNGCTAQNPPEPGAGSRTHITTAYSGCRSGYPVQWAAYDNGHMPGPVDGTYAESGITTWTKGEIWRFFSQFS; from the coding sequence ATGAAGGTCATCGGTGAGGCTCGTCCCGCCTCCCCAGCACGGCATCGCTGGCGGTCAGGGTTGGCCACCGCGGCGGCCGCGGTCATGGCGGCCGGCGCGCTGGTCGCGGTCAACCAGGCCCCCGCGGCGGCGGCCACCGTGGACACCAACGCCTGGTACGTCCTGGTCAACCGCAACAGCGGCAAGGCGCTCGACCTGTACGCCTCGGCCACCAACGACGGCGCGCGGATCAGCCAGTGGACCCGCAACAACGGTGCCAACCAGCAGTGGCAGTTCGTCGACTCGGGAGGCGGCTTCTACCGGGTGAAGTCCCGGCACTCCGGCAAGGTCCTCGACGTCAGTGGTTTCTCGACCGCCGACGGCGGTGCGATCGTGCAGTGGTCCGACCTCAACGGGACCAACCAGCAGTTCCGGCTGGCCGACTCGGACGGCGGCCATGTGCGACTGATCAGCCGGCACAGCAGCAAGGCGGTGGAGGTGCAGGGTGCCTCCACGGCCGACGGCGGCAACATCGTGCAGTACGCCGACCACGGCGGTGCCAACCAGCAGTGGCAGCTCGTCCGCACCGACGGCGGCACCACCCCGCCACCGACCGGTGGCAGCGGCTGCGGCAAGGCGCCGACCCTGTCCAGTGGTACGCACACGATCCAGAGCAACGGCAAGAGTCGGACGTTCACCCTGCGGGTGCCGGCCAACTACGACAACAGCAACCCCTACCGGCTGATCTTCGCGTTCCACTGGCGGGGCGGCACCATGCAGGACGTCTCCTCCGGCGGCACCAGTGGAACGCCGTGGTCCTACTACGGGCAGCAGGAGCAGTCGAACAACAGCGCGATCCTGGTCGCGCCCCAGGGCTTGGGCAACGGCTGGGCCAACTCCGGCGGTGAGGACATCGTCTTCGTCGACGACATGATCAGCCGGATCGAGAGCAGCCTCTGTGTCAACCCGCGGCAGCGGTTCGCGCTCGGCTTCAGCTGGGGTGGGGGCATGAGCTACGCCATCGCCTGTGCCCGGGCCACCGTCTTCCGGGCCGTCGCGGTCATCTCCGGCGGGCAGATCAGCGGGTGCAGTGGCGGGACGCAGCCCATCGCGTACTTCGGCCTGCACGGCATCTCGGACAACGTCCTGAGCATCTCCCAGGGCAGGGCGCTGCGCGACACGTTCGTGCGCAACAACGGGTGCACCGCCCAGAACCCGCCCGAGCCGGGGGCGGGCAGCCGCACTCACATCACCACCGCCTACTCGGGCTGCCGCTCCGGGTACCCGGTGCAGTGGGCCGCGTACGACAACGGCCACATGCCCGGCCCGGTGGACGGCACCTACGCCGAGAGTGGGATCACGACCTGGACCAAGGGTGAGATCTGGAGGTTCTTCTCGCAGTTCTCCTGA
- a CDS encoding SDR family NAD(P)-dependent oxidoreductase — MTTLFDLSGKTAVVTGARRGIGLAMAEALALAGADIVGVSAQLEASGSEVEARVQAAGRRFTGLRVDLGDRAAVHRLARDLTALGSVDILVNNGGTIARTPAADHPDEMWDQVIEVNLSSQFVLSREVGRTMVERGRGKIIFTASLLSFQGGITVPGYAASKSGVAGLTKALANEWAAHGVNVNAIAPGYIATDNTQALRDDPDRNQAILGRIPAARWGRADDLGGATVFLASAASDYVNGIVLPVDGGWLGR, encoded by the coding sequence GTGACCACGCTGTTCGACCTGTCCGGGAAGACCGCGGTCGTGACCGGGGCCCGGCGCGGCATCGGTCTCGCCATGGCCGAGGCCCTGGCCCTGGCCGGCGCCGACATCGTCGGCGTCTCCGCTCAGCTCGAAGCGAGCGGCAGCGAGGTCGAAGCCCGCGTGCAGGCCGCCGGCCGCCGGTTCACCGGGCTGCGGGTCGACCTCGGCGACCGGGCCGCCGTGCACCGGTTGGCCCGGGACCTCACCGCTCTCGGGTCGGTCGACATCCTGGTGAACAACGGTGGCACGATCGCCCGTACGCCGGCCGCGGACCACCCGGACGAGATGTGGGACCAGGTGATCGAGGTGAACCTCAGCAGCCAGTTCGTCCTGAGCCGGGAGGTCGGCCGGACGATGGTCGAGCGCGGCCGGGGAAAAATCATCTTCACGGCGTCGCTGCTGAGCTTCCAGGGCGGCATCACCGTCCCCGGCTACGCCGCGTCGAAGTCGGGCGTCGCCGGCCTGACCAAGGCGTTGGCCAACGAGTGGGCGGCCCACGGGGTGAACGTCAACGCGATCGCCCCCGGCTACATCGCCACCGACAACACCCAGGCGCTGCGCGACGACCCCGACCGTAACCAGGCGATCCTCGGCCGGATCCCGGCCGCCCGATGGGGCCGGGCCGACGACCTCGGCGGTGCGACGGTGTTCCTGGCGTCGGCCGCGTCCGACTACGTCAACGGGATCGTGCTGCCCGTCGACGGCGGTTGGCTGGGCCGATGA
- a CDS encoding sugar ABC transporter permease: protein MSIGNTQPSVRLASAGRAGGPAVTSSARSGGTRPRRTRGGLGAERFAPYILVAPAVLIIVALRLYPLILGVNFSFTGDGDQNGEAVGLGNYRELFGDPLFRTALSNVGLLVLLLPVAVAIPGLLATFIYLRVPGHRLYRSVYFFPAVLSPVIVGAIFNLLLAFDGPVNAVLGSVGAGPVDWLGDPDIAMFVVAGVHVWATFGMALVVFLAGFATLDSALLDAARVDGASLRQVVWHVIVPALSRTIQFVFVTTMIGMLTSMFGLLFVMTSGGPEGSTYLPEYYIWIQQGQMNRPALASAASTILFAIMLVVGLLQIKLLERSGKVD from the coding sequence GTGTCGATCGGAAACACGCAACCGTCGGTCCGCCTGGCTTCGGCCGGGCGGGCCGGCGGCCCGGCTGTCACCTCCTCCGCACGCAGCGGTGGCACCCGTCCCCGTCGCACCCGGGGCGGCCTGGGGGCCGAGCGCTTCGCCCCCTACATCCTGGTCGCGCCGGCCGTCCTGATCATCGTGGCGCTGCGGCTCTACCCGCTGATCCTCGGAGTCAACTTCTCCTTCACCGGCGACGGTGACCAGAACGGGGAAGCGGTCGGTCTCGGCAACTACCGGGAGTTGTTCGGTGATCCGCTGTTCCGCACCGCGCTGAGCAACGTCGGTCTGCTGGTGCTGCTGCTTCCGGTGGCGGTGGCGATCCCCGGTCTGCTCGCCACGTTCATCTACCTCCGGGTGCCGGGTCACCGCCTCTACCGCAGCGTCTACTTCTTCCCGGCGGTGCTCTCACCGGTCATCGTCGGAGCGATCTTCAACCTGCTGCTCGCCTTCGACGGCCCCGTCAACGCCGTCCTCGGCTCGGTCGGGGCCGGCCCGGTGGACTGGCTCGGTGACCCGGACATCGCGATGTTCGTGGTGGCGGGCGTACACGTCTGGGCCACCTTCGGGATGGCCCTGGTGGTGTTCCTCGCCGGCTTCGCCACGCTCGACTCCGCGCTGCTGGACGCCGCCCGGGTGGACGGGGCGTCACTGCGCCAGGTCGTCTGGCACGTGATCGTCCCGGCCCTCTCGCGGACCATCCAGTTCGTCTTCGTGACCACGATGATCGGGATGCTGACCTCCATGTTCGGGCTGCTGTTCGTCATGACCAGCGGTGGCCCGGAGGGCTCGACGTACCTGCCGGAGTACTACATCTGGATCCAGCAGGGCCAGATGAACCGCCCGGCGCTCGCGTCCGCCGCGTCCACGATCCTCTTCGCGATCATGCTCGTGGTGGGTCTGTTGCAGATCAAGCTGCTCGAACGATCGGGAAAGGTGGACTGA
- a CDS encoding alcohol dehydrogenase catalytic domain-containing protein: MKAVVYRGARDLGIEDREPAPPGPGEVRIDVAYTGICGTDLHIYHGDMDARVGDSAIIGHEMSGRIAAVGADVEGFSVGQPVTVMPTRPCGRCAACRRGTSHICHAMNFLGIDSPGAMQSSWNVPATLVLPLPEELPLDHAALVEPVAVAVHDVRRGRVSADDQVVVVGGGPVGVLIATVAQSRGARVLLVEPDPYRREVAGGVGIEAVDPGSTDVVALVDDRTDGAGADIAFEVSGAAAGVTTAVDVLTTRGRLVMVAIHPRPREVNLHRFFWRELELLGARLYQRDDVEEAIRLVASGAIPARQLISRIEPIDAAAAAFTALEGGGVMKVLLDLQGGDE; the protein is encoded by the coding sequence ATGAAGGCAGTCGTCTACCGGGGGGCGCGTGACCTCGGAATCGAAGACCGCGAACCGGCCCCACCCGGTCCGGGAGAGGTGCGGATCGACGTGGCCTACACCGGGATCTGTGGCACCGACCTGCACATCTACCACGGCGACATGGACGCCCGGGTCGGTGACTCCGCGATCATCGGGCACGAGATGTCCGGGCGGATCGCGGCGGTCGGCGCGGACGTCGAGGGCTTCAGCGTCGGCCAGCCGGTCACCGTGATGCCGACCCGCCCGTGTGGAAGGTGCGCGGCCTGCCGGCGCGGCACCTCGCACATCTGCCACGCCATGAACTTCCTCGGCATCGACTCACCGGGCGCCATGCAGTCCTCCTGGAACGTCCCGGCCACGCTGGTCCTGCCACTGCCCGAGGAACTACCGCTGGACCACGCGGCGCTCGTGGAGCCGGTCGCGGTCGCCGTGCACGACGTGCGGCGGGGACGGGTGTCCGCCGACGACCAGGTGGTGGTCGTCGGCGGTGGGCCGGTGGGTGTGCTCATCGCGACCGTCGCGCAGAGCCGAGGCGCGCGGGTGCTCCTGGTCGAGCCGGACCCGTACCGGCGTGAGGTGGCGGGCGGCGTCGGGATCGAGGCCGTCGACCCGGGGTCGACCGATGTGGTGGCGCTCGTCGACGACCGTACCGACGGCGCGGGCGCCGACATCGCCTTCGAGGTGTCCGGCGCCGCCGCCGGTGTCACCACGGCTGTCGACGTGCTCACCACCCGGGGCAGGTTGGTGATGGTGGCGATCCACCCCAGGCCCCGCGAGGTGAACCTGCACCGGTTCTTCTGGCGCGAACTGGAACTTCTGGGCGCCCGGCTCTACCAGCGCGACGACGTGGAGGAGGCGATCCGACTGGTCGCGTCGGGCGCGATCCCGGCACGACAGCTCATCTCCCGGATCGAGCCGATCGACGCGGCCGCCGCCGCTTTCACGGCGCTCGAAGGTGGCGGCGTCATGAAGGTGCTGCTCGACCTGCAGGGAGGCGACGAGTGA
- a CDS encoding FadR/GntR family transcriptional regulator gives MTPAQETALNSPVTPAWVRRPTNLARAVTAELVQRIVRGVHPSGTSLPPEPVLCETFSVSRTVVREAVKILQEKGLVQVRQGAGTMVTPPSQWDMLDELVLAATIAEDDSLAILDDLVVTRRVLESDMANVAARLADAETIDRLREMVDGMDELVDDHVTYHEHDRAFHDTIMQASGNRIARGVVRALESQVINTASYMGRTERSLCVASNRGHRRIYERIAAHDSEGAAEAMFTHITEAWLVRRSGSGKPVRLQR, from the coding sequence ATGACGCCAGCTCAGGAGACAGCCCTGAACAGTCCGGTAACCCCGGCATGGGTCCGCCGACCGACAAACCTCGCCCGGGCGGTCACCGCCGAACTCGTGCAACGCATCGTCCGTGGCGTACACCCGTCGGGGACGTCCCTGCCTCCCGAGCCGGTCCTCTGCGAGACCTTCTCGGTGAGCCGGACGGTCGTCCGGGAAGCCGTCAAGATCCTTCAGGAGAAAGGGCTGGTGCAGGTCCGCCAGGGTGCCGGCACCATGGTCACCCCGCCGTCACAGTGGGACATGCTCGATGAGCTCGTCCTCGCGGCCACCATCGCCGAGGACGACAGCCTCGCGATCCTGGACGATCTCGTCGTCACCCGACGCGTGCTCGAGTCCGACATGGCGAACGTCGCCGCCCGGCTCGCCGACGCGGAGACCATCGACCGCCTTCGCGAGATGGTGGACGGGATGGACGAGCTGGTCGACGACCACGTGACGTACCACGAGCACGACCGGGCCTTCCACGACACGATCATGCAGGCGTCCGGCAACCGCATCGCCCGCGGTGTCGTACGCGCGCTGGAGAGCCAGGTCATCAACACCGCCAGCTACATGGGCCGCACCGAGCGCTCCCTGTGCGTGGCGTCCAACAGGGGCCACCGGCGGATCTACGAGCGCATCGCCGCCCACGACTCCGAGGGCGCCGCCGAGGCGATGTTCACCCACATCACCGAAGCCTGGTTGGTCCGCCGCAGCGGTTCGGGCAAGCCGGTTCGTCTGCAACGCTGA
- a CDS encoding carbohydrate ABC transporter permease gives MSRVRLGRWVVAIPMSLLAVATIYPLLFTANVALKTRRDYILDRFSLTSTLHWENISTAWTSVGMGRYFVNSLVVVASSVLLLLLIGSMAGFALSQLRFRGSSALFLGCLAGLFIPFQVIMVPLARIMADTALIDTYPGLILVYVAQFLPFTVFLMTSYYKGIPPEIIDAARIDGNTVYGVYRRIMLPLGTPALLSVGILNTLFCWNDVLMALVMMPSAENRTLMIGVTSLRGQYSDNIPTFASGVLIAAIPVLLVYLFLQRQIADGVAAGSTKG, from the coding sequence ATGTCCCGCGTCCGTCTGGGACGGTGGGTGGTCGCCATCCCGATGTCACTGCTCGCGGTGGCGACGATCTACCCCCTGCTCTTCACCGCCAACGTCGCGTTGAAGACCCGCCGGGACTACATCCTGGACCGGTTCTCCCTCACCAGCACCCTGCACTGGGAGAACATCAGCACGGCGTGGACCAGCGTCGGCATGGGCCGCTACTTCGTCAACTCGCTGGTCGTGGTGGCGTCGTCGGTGCTGCTGCTGCTCCTGATCGGGTCGATGGCCGGCTTCGCGCTGAGCCAGTTGCGGTTTCGTGGCTCCTCGGCGTTGTTCCTGGGCTGCCTCGCGGGGCTCTTCATCCCGTTCCAGGTGATCATGGTGCCGCTCGCGCGGATCATGGCCGACACCGCGCTGATCGACACGTACCCGGGTCTGATCCTCGTCTACGTGGCCCAGTTCCTGCCCTTCACCGTCTTCCTGATGACGAGCTACTACAAGGGCATCCCACCGGAGATCATCGACGCCGCCCGGATCGACGGCAACACCGTCTACGGCGTGTACCGCCGGATCATGCTGCCCCTGGGCACCCCGGCGCTGTTGTCGGTGGGCATCCTCAACACGCTGTTCTGCTGGAACGACGTCCTCATGGCGCTGGTGATGATGCCCTCGGCCGAGAACCGGACGCTCATGATCGGGGTGACCTCGTTGCGAGGGCAGTACTCCGACAACATCCCGACCTTCGCGTCCGGGGTGCTGATCGCCGCGATACCCGTCCTGTTGGTCTACCTGTTCCTCCAGCGCCAAATCGCCGACGGCGTCGCCGCCGGTTCCACGAAGGGTTGA
- a CDS encoding mandelate racemase/muconate lactonizing enzyme family protein — protein MRITGFRTLTTVQEWGRPVGDANGVFADGVVPISIVLVDTDEGITGVGLGPHVEIERIFAAIEGEDPRAVTTLYDRMLRHTFKAGHAGPVFGTIGALDTALWDIKAQAAGEPLWRLLGGRDRRVNAYASGLDIGLTDDELVAAYEVYAGHGLRAAKLKGGLDIERDRHRLGLVRDVLTDAGHGRRAGLMLDVNEAWTRKQAVRHVCELERSLDLIWIEEPVRRWDAEGHAAVSRGVCASVATGENLTGLEQYRPLIAAGAVDVVQMAAVWGVTHFLRVSALAHAHDLPVSPIGNSPVGLLHAATSVPNHLTSELQDLHRPVGVSIDLHIEDGAFILGDSPGLGVRVDEEVIRAANRRPQAQTADTPNVRPERAGRWLLAGVDGIVAGHPVPVVSLNSHNEVAPTGR, from the coding sequence ATGCGGATCACGGGATTTCGGACGCTCACCACGGTCCAGGAGTGGGGGCGCCCCGTCGGCGACGCCAACGGCGTGTTCGCCGACGGGGTGGTCCCGATCTCGATCGTCCTCGTCGACACCGACGAGGGCATCACCGGCGTCGGCCTCGGGCCGCACGTCGAGATCGAGCGGATCTTCGCCGCGATCGAGGGCGAAGACCCCCGAGCGGTGACGACCCTGTACGACCGCATGCTGCGGCACACCTTCAAGGCCGGCCACGCCGGGCCGGTGTTCGGCACCATCGGCGCTCTCGACACCGCGCTGTGGGACATCAAGGCGCAGGCTGCCGGCGAGCCACTGTGGCGGCTGCTGGGGGGACGGGACCGGCGGGTCAACGCCTACGCCTCCGGCCTGGACATCGGGTTGACCGACGACGAACTCGTCGCCGCGTACGAGGTCTACGCCGGCCACGGTCTGCGGGCGGCCAAGCTCAAGGGTGGCCTCGACATCGAGCGGGACCGGCACCGGCTCGGCCTGGTCAGAGACGTCCTGACCGACGCCGGGCACGGCCGGCGGGCGGGTCTGATGCTCGACGTCAACGAGGCATGGACCCGCAAGCAGGCGGTGCGGCACGTCTGCGAACTCGAACGCTCGCTCGACCTCATCTGGATCGAGGAGCCCGTCCGGCGGTGGGACGCGGAGGGTCACGCCGCCGTCAGCCGGGGAGTGTGCGCGTCGGTCGCGACGGGGGAGAACCTGACCGGGCTCGAACAGTACCGCCCACTGATCGCCGCCGGTGCGGTCGACGTCGTCCAGATGGCCGCGGTCTGGGGGGTCACCCACTTCCTGCGGGTGTCCGCCCTGGCCCACGCGCACGACCTGCCGGTCAGCCCGATCGGCAACAGCCCGGTCGGGCTGTTGCACGCCGCGACCTCGGTGCCGAACCACCTGACCAGCGAGTTGCAGGACCTTCACCGTCCGGTCGGTGTCTCCATCGACCTGCACATCGAGGACGGCGCCTTCATCCTCGGCGACTCACCCGGGCTGGGTGTCCGTGTCGACGAGGAGGTGATCCGAGCCGCCAACCGCCGCCCGCAGGCGCAGACCGCCGACACCCCCAACGTCCGGCCGGAGCGGGCCGGCCGCTGGTTGCTGGCCGGTGTGGACGGTATCGTCGCCGGCCATCCGGTGCCCGTCGTCTCGCTGAACTCGCACAACGAGGTGGCGCCCACCGGGCGGTAG